A stretch of Telopea speciosissima isolate NSW1024214 ecotype Mountain lineage chromosome 11, Tspe_v1, whole genome shotgun sequence DNA encodes these proteins:
- the LOC122646254 gene encoding L-Ala-D/L-amino acid epimerase isoform X4, translating to MDPIGVSLYSPSLVIFSSFPLHTIPSLSTLKSKPISKLVYSFKTMAAASAPMTTTTETTIFGFKNLMETFTVDVHRAEGRPLNVPLISPFTIANSRLDKVENVAIRVELNNGCAGWGEAPILPFVTAEDQHTALVKAGEACEFLSRSPPMTLSLLLREIGALLPGHKFASVRAGFEMALIDAAANSIGVPLWRLFGGASNTITTDITIPIVSPTEASRLASNYQKQGFGTLKLKVGKNLNADIETLKAIRLVHPHCLFILDANEGYTSKEAIEVLEKLNEMGVTPVLFEQPVHKDDWEGLSQVNRVAKEKYGISVAADESCRSLFDVQKIIEGDLADVINIKLAKFGVMGALEIIEVVRRSGLNLMIGGMVETRLAMGFAGHLAAGLGCFKFVDLDTPLLLSEDPVFGGYEVCGAVYNFTNARGHGGFLHWDTTA from the exons ATGGATCCAATTGGGGTTTCTCTCTACTCTCCCTCTCTGGTCATCTTCtcttcatttcctcttcacaCCATCCCCAGTTTGAGTACATTGAAATCAAAGCCTATTTCGAAGCTCGTTTATTCCTTTAAGACAATGGCCGCGGCGTCGGCGCCGATGACAACGACGACGGAGACGACGATCTTTGGCTTCAAGAACTTGATGGAGACTTTCACCGTCGATGTACACAGAGCAGAAGGAAGGCCCTTGAACGTACCCCTGATATCTCCCTTCACGATTGCCAATTCGAGGCTCGACAAGGTGGAGAATGTGGCCATCAGGGTCGAACTCAATAATGGGTGCGCGGGTTGGGGTGAGGCCCCGATCCTCCCTTTCGTTACCGCCGAGGATCAGCATACGGCGCTTGTAAAGGCTGGCGAGGCCTGCGAGTTCCTTAGTCGGAGTCCCCCGATGACTCTGAGTTTGTTACTCCGCGAGATTGGTGCTCTTCTTCCTGGACACAAATTTGCTTCT GTTAGAGCAGGATTTGAGATGGCATTGATTGATGCAGCGGCTAATAGCATTGGTGTACCTCTTTGGAGATTATTTGGCGGGGCATCAAATACCATAACTACTGATATAACG ATTCCAATTGTTTCCCCGACCGAAGCTTCTAGATTGGCTTCAAACTATCAGAAACAAGGTTTCGGCACCTTGAAGCTTAAGGTAGGGAAAAACCTTAATGCAGACATCGAAACTCTTAAAGCAATACGGTTGGTCCACCCACATTGCTTGTTTATCTTGGATGCTAATGAGGGTTACACTTCCAAGGAAGCTATTGAGGTTCTTGAAAAATTAAATG AAATGGGGGTGACTCCTGTTCTCTTTGAACAACCAGTTCATAAGGATGATTGGGAAGGTCTCAGTCAAGTCAACCGTGTTGCAAAGGAAAAATATGGGATATCTGTAGCTGCAGATGAAAGCTGCCGGAGTTTGTTTGATGTTCAGAAAATTATTGAAGGAGATCTTGctgatgtcatcaacataaaactTGCGAAATTTGGGGTTATGGGAGCCCTTGAAATTATTGAGGTAGTGAGAAGATCAGGCTTGAATCTGATGATTGGTGGCATGGTTGAAACTAGACTTGCTATGGGCTTTGCTGGTCATCTTGCTGCCGGACTTGGCTGCTTCAA ATTTGTTGATCTAGATACACCCCTTCTGTTGTCGGAGGATCCGGTTTTTGGGGGTTATGAAG TTTGTGGTGCTGTTTATAACTTCACCAATGCTAGAGGTCATGGCGGTTTCCTTCATTGGGACACTACTGCATG A
- the LOC122646254 gene encoding L-Ala-D/L-amino acid epimerase isoform X2, with protein sequence MDPIGVSLYSPSLVIFSSFPLHTIPSLSTLKSKPISKLVYSFKTMAAASAPMTTTTETTIFGFKNLMETFTVDVHRAEGRPLNVPLISPFTIANSRLDKVENVAIRVELNNGCAGWGEAPILPFVTAEDQHTALVKAGEACEFLSRSPPMTLSLLLREIGALLPGHKFASVRAGFEMALIDAAANSIGVPLWRLFGGASNTITTDITIPIVSPTEASRLASNYQKQGFGTLKLKVGKNLNADIETLKAIRLVHPHCLFILDANEGYTSKEAIEVLEKLNEMGVTPVLFEQPVHKDDWEGLSQVNRVAKEKYGISVAADESCRSLFDVQKIIEGDLADVINIKLAKFGVMGALEIIEVVRRSGLNLMIGGMVETRLAMGFAGHLAAGLGCFKFVDLDTPLLLSEDPVFGGYEVCGAVYNFTNARGHGGFLHWDTTAC encoded by the exons ATGGATCCAATTGGGGTTTCTCTCTACTCTCCCTCTCTGGTCATCTTCtcttcatttcctcttcacaCCATCCCCAGTTTGAGTACATTGAAATCAAAGCCTATTTCGAAGCTCGTTTATTCCTTTAAGACAATGGCCGCGGCGTCGGCGCCGATGACAACGACGACGGAGACGACGATCTTTGGCTTCAAGAACTTGATGGAGACTTTCACCGTCGATGTACACAGAGCAGAAGGAAGGCCCTTGAACGTACCCCTGATATCTCCCTTCACGATTGCCAATTCGAGGCTCGACAAGGTGGAGAATGTGGCCATCAGGGTCGAACTCAATAATGGGTGCGCGGGTTGGGGTGAGGCCCCGATCCTCCCTTTCGTTACCGCCGAGGATCAGCATACGGCGCTTGTAAAGGCTGGCGAGGCCTGCGAGTTCCTTAGTCGGAGTCCCCCGATGACTCTGAGTTTGTTACTCCGCGAGATTGGTGCTCTTCTTCCTGGACACAAATTTGCTTCT GTTAGAGCAGGATTTGAGATGGCATTGATTGATGCAGCGGCTAATAGCATTGGTGTACCTCTTTGGAGATTATTTGGCGGGGCATCAAATACCATAACTACTGATATAACG ATTCCAATTGTTTCCCCGACCGAAGCTTCTAGATTGGCTTCAAACTATCAGAAACAAGGTTTCGGCACCTTGAAGCTTAAGGTAGGGAAAAACCTTAATGCAGACATCGAAACTCTTAAAGCAATACGGTTGGTCCACCCACATTGCTTGTTTATCTTGGATGCTAATGAGGGTTACACTTCCAAGGAAGCTATTGAGGTTCTTGAAAAATTAAATG AAATGGGGGTGACTCCTGTTCTCTTTGAACAACCAGTTCATAAGGATGATTGGGAAGGTCTCAGTCAAGTCAACCGTGTTGCAAAGGAAAAATATGGGATATCTGTAGCTGCAGATGAAAGCTGCCGGAGTTTGTTTGATGTTCAGAAAATTATTGAAGGAGATCTTGctgatgtcatcaacataaaactTGCGAAATTTGGGGTTATGGGAGCCCTTGAAATTATTGAGGTAGTGAGAAGATCAGGCTTGAATCTGATGATTGGTGGCATGGTTGAAACTAGACTTGCTATGGGCTTTGCTGGTCATCTTGCTGCCGGACTTGGCTGCTTCAA ATTTGTTGATCTAGATACACCCCTTCTGTTGTCGGAGGATCCGGTTTTTGGGGGTTATGAAG TTTGTGGTGCTGTTTATAACTTCACCAATGCTAGAGGTCATGGCGGTTTCCTTCATTGGGACACTACTGCATG CTAA
- the LOC122646254 gene encoding L-Ala-D/L-amino acid epimerase isoform X3, producing MDPIGVSLYSPSLVIFSSFPLHTIPSLSTLKSKPISKLVYSFKTMAAASAPMTTTTETTIFGFKNLMETFTVDVHRAEGRPLNVPLISPFTIANSRLDKVENVAIRVELNNGCAGWGEAPILPFVTAEDQHTALVKAGEACEFLSRSPPMTLSLLLREIGALLPGHKFASVRAGFEMALIDAAANSIGVPLWRLFGGASNTITTDITIPIVSPTEASRLASNYQKQGFGTLKLKVGKNLNADIETLKAIRLVHPHCLFILDANEGYTSKEAIEVLEKLNEMGVTPVLFEQPVHKDDWEGLSQVNRVAKEKYGISVAADESCRSLFDVQKIIEGDLADVINIKLAKFGVMGALEIIEVVRRSGLNLMIGGMVETRLAMGFAGHLAAGLGCFKFVDLDTPLLLSEDPVFGGYEVCGAVYNFTNARGHGGFLHWDTTA from the exons ATGGATCCAATTGGGGTTTCTCTCTACTCTCCCTCTCTGGTCATCTTCtcttcatttcctcttcacaCCATCCCCAGTTTGAGTACATTGAAATCAAAGCCTATTTCGAAGCTCGTTTATTCCTTTAAGACAATGGCCGCGGCGTCGGCGCCGATGACAACGACGACGGAGACGACGATCTTTGGCTTCAAGAACTTGATGGAGACTTTCACCGTCGATGTACACAGAGCAGAAGGAAGGCCCTTGAACGTACCCCTGATATCTCCCTTCACGATTGCCAATTCGAGGCTCGACAAGGTGGAGAATGTGGCCATCAGGGTCGAACTCAATAATGGGTGCGCGGGTTGGGGTGAGGCCCCGATCCTCCCTTTCGTTACCGCCGAGGATCAGCATACGGCGCTTGTAAAGGCTGGCGAGGCCTGCGAGTTCCTTAGTCGGAGTCCCCCGATGACTCTGAGTTTGTTACTCCGCGAGATTGGTGCTCTTCTTCCTGGACACAAATTTGCTTCT GTTAGAGCAGGATTTGAGATGGCATTGATTGATGCAGCGGCTAATAGCATTGGTGTACCTCTTTGGAGATTATTTGGCGGGGCATCAAATACCATAACTACTGATATAACG ATTCCAATTGTTTCCCCGACCGAAGCTTCTAGATTGGCTTCAAACTATCAGAAACAAGGTTTCGGCACCTTGAAGCTTAAGGTAGGGAAAAACCTTAATGCAGACATCGAAACTCTTAAAGCAATACGGTTGGTCCACCCACATTGCTTGTTTATCTTGGATGCTAATGAGGGTTACACTTCCAAGGAAGCTATTGAGGTTCTTGAAAAATTAAATG AAATGGGGGTGACTCCTGTTCTCTTTGAACAACCAGTTCATAAGGATGATTGGGAAGGTCTCAGTCAAGTCAACCGTGTTGCAAAGGAAAAATATGGGATATCTGTAGCTGCAGATGAAAGCTGCCGGAGTTTGTTTGATGTTCAGAAAATTATTGAAGGAGATCTTGctgatgtcatcaacataaaactTGCGAAATTTGGGGTTATGGGAGCCCTTGAAATTATTGAGGTAGTGAGAAGATCAGGCTTGAATCTGATGATTGGTGGCATGGTTGAAACTAGACTTGCTATGGGCTTTGCTGGTCATCTTGCTGCCGGACTTGGCTGCTTCAA ATTTGTTGATCTAGATACACCCCTTCTGTTGTCGGAGGATCCGGTTTTTGGGGGTTATGAAG TTTGTGGTGCTGTTTATAACTTCACCAATGCTAGAGGTCATGGCGGTTTCCTTCATTGGGACACTACTGCATG
- the LOC122646254 gene encoding L-Ala-D/L-amino acid epimerase isoform X1: MDPIGVSLYSPSLVIFSSFPLHTIPSLSTLKSKPISKLVYSFKTMAAASAPMTTTTETTIFGFKNLMETFTVDVHRAEGRPLNVPLISPFTIANSRLDKVENVAIRVELNNGCAGWGEAPILPFVTAEDQHTALVKAGEACEFLSRSPPMTLSLLLREIGALLPGHKFASVRAGFEMALIDAAANSIGVPLWRLFGGASNTITTDITIPIVSPTEASRLASNYQKQGFGTLKLKVGKNLNADIETLKAIRLVHPHCLFILDANEGYTSKEAIEVLEKLNEMGVTPVLFEQPVHKDDWEGLSQVNRVAKEKYGISVAADESCRSLFDVQKIIEGDLADVINIKLAKFGVMGALEIIEVVRRSGLNLMIGGMVETRLAMGFAGHLAAGLGCFKFVDLDTPLLLSEDPVFGGYEVCGAVYNFTNARGHGGFLHWDTTAWY; the protein is encoded by the exons ATGGATCCAATTGGGGTTTCTCTCTACTCTCCCTCTCTGGTCATCTTCtcttcatttcctcttcacaCCATCCCCAGTTTGAGTACATTGAAATCAAAGCCTATTTCGAAGCTCGTTTATTCCTTTAAGACAATGGCCGCGGCGTCGGCGCCGATGACAACGACGACGGAGACGACGATCTTTGGCTTCAAGAACTTGATGGAGACTTTCACCGTCGATGTACACAGAGCAGAAGGAAGGCCCTTGAACGTACCCCTGATATCTCCCTTCACGATTGCCAATTCGAGGCTCGACAAGGTGGAGAATGTGGCCATCAGGGTCGAACTCAATAATGGGTGCGCGGGTTGGGGTGAGGCCCCGATCCTCCCTTTCGTTACCGCCGAGGATCAGCATACGGCGCTTGTAAAGGCTGGCGAGGCCTGCGAGTTCCTTAGTCGGAGTCCCCCGATGACTCTGAGTTTGTTACTCCGCGAGATTGGTGCTCTTCTTCCTGGACACAAATTTGCTTCT GTTAGAGCAGGATTTGAGATGGCATTGATTGATGCAGCGGCTAATAGCATTGGTGTACCTCTTTGGAGATTATTTGGCGGGGCATCAAATACCATAACTACTGATATAACG ATTCCAATTGTTTCCCCGACCGAAGCTTCTAGATTGGCTTCAAACTATCAGAAACAAGGTTTCGGCACCTTGAAGCTTAAGGTAGGGAAAAACCTTAATGCAGACATCGAAACTCTTAAAGCAATACGGTTGGTCCACCCACATTGCTTGTTTATCTTGGATGCTAATGAGGGTTACACTTCCAAGGAAGCTATTGAGGTTCTTGAAAAATTAAATG AAATGGGGGTGACTCCTGTTCTCTTTGAACAACCAGTTCATAAGGATGATTGGGAAGGTCTCAGTCAAGTCAACCGTGTTGCAAAGGAAAAATATGGGATATCTGTAGCTGCAGATGAAAGCTGCCGGAGTTTGTTTGATGTTCAGAAAATTATTGAAGGAGATCTTGctgatgtcatcaacataaaactTGCGAAATTTGGGGTTATGGGAGCCCTTGAAATTATTGAGGTAGTGAGAAGATCAGGCTTGAATCTGATGATTGGTGGCATGGTTGAAACTAGACTTGCTATGGGCTTTGCTGGTCATCTTGCTGCCGGACTTGGCTGCTTCAA ATTTGTTGATCTAGATACACCCCTTCTGTTGTCGGAGGATCCGGTTTTTGGGGGTTATGAAG TTTGTGGTGCTGTTTATAACTTCACCAATGCTAGAGGTCATGGCGGTTTCCTTCATTGGGACACTACTGCATG GTATtaa